One window from the genome of Cryptococcus tetragattii IND107 chromosome 2, whole genome shotgun sequence encodes:
- a CDS encoding protein SYM1, which translates to MASLMGKYAAFLTRRPVLGNMISSAVLFATGDVIAQQLIEKKGADHDLPRTARIVTWGGLIFAPTVNLWFRTLERIPIRSRWPATFTRVGLDQFGFAPVVLSGFFTAMTFMEGKDFNAAKIKWHESFVPTLQANWMLFIPFQMLNMLIPLQYRLLAVNAVNIPWNAFLSLQNAKGKKIEEKIEESHVAIPKKEYA; encoded by the exons ATGGCCAGCCTTATGGGAAAGTACGCTGCGTTTTTGACTAGGAGGCCCGTGTTGGGGAACATGATCTCTTCAGCC GTTCTTTTCGCGACTGGCGATGTTATCGCCCAGCAGCTCattgagaagaaaggagcCGACCATGATTTGCCACGCACAGC TCGTATCGTCACCTGGGGTGGTCTTATCTTTGCTCCAACTGTGAATTTGTGGTTCAGGACCCTCGAGCGGATCCCGATCCGATCTCGGTGGCCAGCCACCTTTACCCGAGTCGGCCTTGACCAGTTTGGTTTCGCGCCTGTCGTTCTATCCG GGTTCTTTACTGCAATGACCTTCATGGAGGGCAAGGACTTCAACGCTGCCAAAATTAAGTGGCACGAG TCCTTCGTTCCCACTTTGCAGGCGAACTGGATGCT TttcatccccttccaaaTGCTCAACATG CTTATTCCTCTTCAATACCGACTTCTTGCCGTCAATGCTGTCAATATCCCCTGGAATgctttcctctccctccaaaatgccaagggcaagaagatcgaGGAAAAGATCGAGGAAAGCCATGTTGCTATCCCCAAGAAGGAATACGCGTAA